The Fictibacillus phosphorivorans genomic sequence TATAAATAATACTTTCGATTGAACCTTCACTTATTTGAAGATATACAGATAGTTGTTTAACTGTCATTACATTAAGAGTAGAAACTGTCTCTTCATTTTGAAAGTAATAATCGTTTGATTTAGTTGTATTACCTGATAAGCCATCTCTTAATATTAAAGATGCTATTATAAGAGAAATACCTAAAATAATTGCACTTAGTGAATGCAATAATGACTTCATCTATTTAACTCCTTATTTGTTTTATGTAATAAATGTTAAGTTAAAACTAGTTGTT encodes the following:
- a CDS encoding helix-turn-helix domain-containing protein is translated as MKSLLHSLSAIILGISLIIASLILRDGLSGNTTKSNDYYFQNEETVSTLNVMTVKQLSVYLQISEGSIESIIYNDDKDKANMSSYETYAYIPYIKLDNEYRFLKKEIDKWLEYINHNN